One genomic segment of Hugenholtzia roseola DSM 9546 includes these proteins:
- the rplV gene encoding 50S ribosomal protein L22 → MEAVAKLRNVRMSPRKMRLVADMIRGQKVSKALDMLKFERKIGASYMSKLLLSAVANWEAKNEDTSEIGNLIVSRVFVDGGKMLKRIQPAPQGRAHRILKCSNHVTLVVDVPKEGATSLSSMTEKILNEAATQVEDAASKLESDQNSKNN, encoded by the coding sequence ATGGAAGCAGTAGCTAAGTTGCGAAACGTGCGCATGTCGCCTCGCAAAATGCGTCTGGTCGCCGATATGATTCGTGGGCAGAAAGTAAGCAAAGCCCTCGATATGCTCAAATTCGAGCGTAAAATCGGTGCCAGCTATATGTCTAAATTGCTCCTTTCAGCAGTCGCTAATTGGGAGGCAAAAAATGAAGACACCTCAGAAATTGGCAATCTTATCGTAAGTCGTGTTTTTGTAGATGGTGGTAAAATGCTCAAGCGTATTCAGCCCGCTCCACAAGGACGCGCACACCGTATCCTCAAATGCTCCAACCATGTTACGCTCGTTGTTGATGTGCCAAAAGAAGGAGCTACTTCGCTTTCTTCTATGACGGAGAAAATTTTAAATGAAGCCGCTACGCAAGTAGAAGATGCCGCTTCAAAATTAGAATCAGACCAAAACTCTAAAAACAACTAA
- the rplW gene encoding 50S ribosomal protein L23, translated as MKNILQKPLITEKATKLNEQGVYAFVVNKKATKPQIKAAVEAMFPDVEVKAVRTAIIIGKPKFRQTKSGVSVGRTATYKKAFVQLAEGQMIDIYDEAQAQG; from the coding sequence ATGAAAAATATACTTCAAAAGCCACTCATCACCGAAAAGGCTACCAAGCTCAACGAACAAGGCGTATATGCCTTCGTTGTGAATAAGAAAGCGACTAAGCCCCAGATTAAGGCTGCCGTAGAAGCCATGTTTCCCGACGTGGAAGTAAAGGCGGTACGCACAGCCATTATCATTGGAAAGCCTAAGTTTCGTCAGACCAAGTCAGGAGTTTCTGTAGGGCGCACCGCGACCTACAAAAAAGCCTTCGTCCAATTAGCCGAAGGTCAGATGATTGACATCTACGACGAAGCACAGGCGCAAGGCTAA
- the rplB gene encoding 50S ribosomal protein L2 — MAVKKLKPVTPSSRFRIAPSFDEITKGTPEKSLLAPYKRTGGRNEQGKMTVRNRGGGHKKRYRVIDFKRDKHGVPATVKAIEYDPIRTARLALLYYADGEKRYIIAPQGLQAGQTLLSGSGIAPEVGNALPMSEIPLGTIVHNIEMRPNGGGVMARSAGAYAQLVARDGKYAILKLPSGETRMVLAICYATVGSVSNADHLNVQVGKAGRNRWLGNRPRVRGVAMNPVDHPMGGGEGRSSGGHPRSRKGLYSKGKKTRSRTKHSNKYIISKRNK; from the coding sequence ATGGCAGTTAAAAAACTCAAACCTGTAACGCCAAGTTCGCGTTTTCGCATTGCACCTTCTTTCGACGAAATCACGAAGGGAACGCCCGAAAAATCGCTCTTAGCTCCTTACAAAAGAACAGGCGGTAGAAACGAGCAAGGTAAAATGACCGTCCGCAATCGCGGCGGAGGTCATAAAAAACGCTACCGTGTCATCGACTTCAAACGCGACAAGCATGGCGTTCCCGCTACGGTGAAAGCCATCGAATACGACCCAATCCGCACTGCGCGTTTGGCTTTGCTTTACTATGCCGACGGCGAGAAGCGTTATATTATCGCGCCACAAGGCTTACAAGCAGGACAGACCCTGTTGTCGGGTTCGGGAATCGCCCCTGAAGTAGGCAATGCCCTACCGATGAGCGAAATCCCATTAGGTACTATCGTTCATAACATCGAGATGCGCCCTAACGGTGGCGGTGTGATGGCGCGTAGTGCAGGAGCGTATGCACAGCTTGTTGCGCGTGACGGCAAATATGCCATCTTGAAATTGCCTTCTGGCGAAACGCGCATGGTATTGGCTATTTGTTATGCTACTGTTGGTTCGGTTTCGAATGCAGACCACTTGAACGTTCAGGTAGGGAAAGCAGGTCGTAACCGCTGGTTGGGTAATCGTCCGCGCGTTCGTGGCGTAGCGATGAACCCCGTTGACCACCCTATGGGTGGTGGTGAAGGTCGTTCTTCTGGCGGACACCCTCGCTCACGCAAGGGCTTGTACTCAAAAGGTAAGAAGACCCGTAGCCGTACTAAACATTCTAACAAGTACATCATTAGCAAACGTAACAAATAA
- the rpsS gene encoding 30S ribosomal protein S19: protein MARSLRKGPYIDAKLAAKVAAMEASGKKGVIKTWSRRSMIAPDFIGHTFAVHNGNKFIPVYVTDNMVGHRLGEFAPTRNFRGHIAKKDKKGKR, encoded by the coding sequence ATGGCTCGTTCACTCCGTAAAGGTCCTTATATTGATGCCAAATTAGCAGCCAAAGTCGCTGCCATGGAAGCCTCTGGCAAAAAAGGGGTTATCAAAACTTGGTCGCGCCGCTCGATGATTGCGCCTGATTTTATCGGACATACTTTTGCCGTCCATAACGGCAATAAGTTTATCCCCGTCTATGTTACCGACAACATGGTCGGACACCGTTTAGGCGAATTTGCGCCTACGCGCAACTTTAGAGGTCATATCGCGAAAAAAGACAAGAAAGGCAAGCGTTAA